The following nucleotide sequence is from bacterium.
TTTCCGTATAAGAAAGCGAAACCATTTCAAGAGCTTCTTTTACTTTTTTATTTATTTTTTTTTTATTTAAATTTGTTGTTTCTTCAAGAGCCAGTGCTAAGTTATTCCAGATGGTCATGGAATTAAAAAGTGCGCTTTTTTGAAAAGCCATTCCAAGTCTTTGGGCGTTAACTTTTATTTCTCCCGAGTCAATTTGAATAATTTTGCCTAAAATTTTCAAAATTGTACTTTTCCCTGAGCCTGAAGGTCCTGCTATAGTAACGATTTCTCCGGGATATATATCAAAAGAAAGATCTTTTAATATATGTACCTCTTTAAAAGAAACACTGACGTTTCTAAAACTTACTATAGATTCTTTTTTATCAATGTTATTCATCTTAAAGCCTAAAGAAATAAGAACTTAGGAAATAATTAAAAATGAAAATGAGAATGTAATTCCAAACAACAGTTTTTGTGGCTGCGTCACCCACAGCTTCTGCTCCTCCTCTAACTTGAAGCCCTGTAGTAGTTGCAACAATCGCTATTGTTATTCCGTAAATACCGGCTTTTAATAACATTACAAAAACATCATGAGTTGTGTTGGTTAATCTTACTGATTCCAGATAAGTATCATAACTAAGATTGACTACTGAATTTGCAAGAATCATTCCGGCAAAAATACACAGAATAGTCGATAATGAACATAATAAAGGTGTAATTATCCCTGCTGCTAAAAGTCTTGGGACTACTATATATCTTACCGGATCTATTCCAAAAACGATAAGTGCATCGATTTGCTCAGATGCTTTCATACTGCCTATTTCTGCAGAAATAGCAGAACCTACTCTTGCTGATACTACTATGGCGGAAAGTATAGGCCCCAATTCTCTTATTGCAGAAGTTGAAACAATTCCGCCTACAAAACGTTCAGCTCCAAAAAGCTCTAACTGGGTTAAGAGCTGCAAAGTCAAAACGAGTCCTACAAAACTTGCTGTTATTGCTGCAAGAAACAACGAGCCGATTCCTGTTTTAACTATTTGCACTGCGACTTCTTTCCATTTGATTTTCCCTCTGGAAATATACCAGAGGGCTTTTGACAGGTTTATGCCCGCTTCTCCTATTTGTTCTAACGATTCTCTATACATTTATTTTTTTAATTTACCTGCTTTATAGTTTTGGCTGGAGCTATGTTAACACGAAGTTTTTCAGGTCTTATTATCCACATGTTTATATATTTAGAACTAATAGAAGCCGGTATTTTATTTTTTAAAAAAATTTACTCAAAAAATCAATAAATTATAATAATAGTGGTAAAATTTTAGAAGCTGTCTTGTTAAAATCAAAACCGGCTTGTATATCTTGATTTTTATATTTTTAACAAGATCGGCTCTTAAATAATATTATTAATTTACGGAGTGTTTAAATGAATTTACCAAACTCGACAACATCTGAGTTACTGGGCAAAAACAATGAAAAAGCCCGTAAAGCAGCTGAAAAAATCATAAATAATGCAGATATTGAAGCCTGGCAATGCTTAATGGAAAATACAGATGTCTTTTTTAGTTATATAAAAGAAAAAGCCGGACATATGCTAATTCAAGCAATAAATAAAGATAATCTGGAAAACGTATTTAAACTTTTTAACAAACACGAAGGCGACTGGGATGATTACATAGCAGAGGGTTTAAGCAAATTTTCATCACCTTCCCTGAATTATAAATTGATTGAAATTCTTAAAACAGGCACTGTTGAAGAACAAACTTATGCAGCAAGATATTTTTGCCATGTGAATGAGCCTGAAGCAGCAGAAGCTTTATTTGAGTCCTCCAAAAAGTATTATTTGCCCCTTAGAAACAACTCGGCTGAAGCTTTAGGAAATATAGAACATAAAGAATCTTATGAATTTTATATAAATACTCTTAAGTCAGATGACGAATGGGAAAAGATTGAAGCTGCCCAATTTCTTGCAAACTACGGTAACAGGGACGCTACAACTGCTATACTGGAAGCTATGTCCAATTCAGGGATGGCAGAACTTATTGCCGGCGAAATTGCCATGTTGACAGACATACACACGTTATTTAAGGAAAAAGACGAAAAAACAAGATTATTAGCACTTGAAGCACTTGATAATATAATTTCCGGAGTTCCCGAAATATGGCCTATGGGCGTTATTCTGGATTTTAAAATATTTGAATGCATTGAAAGCCTAATAAATCTGGCTAATAAAGATTCGGAAGATTCTCTTGCAGGCAAATATGCCCAGCTTTTAATTAAAACGAGACAAAAATTTTCAATGTTCATAGAAAATTCGCAATATACTTATGATGAAGAAAAAGATATTCTTGCCGAACTTGATGAAATTTATCATTTATTAATTTACGAAGAAGAAAATTTTTGGGATAAACAAATTCATAATCTTTATAAAGAGCTTGATACGGATGATACAAAGAGAAAACTGTCAGCTTTATCAGTGATTAATGAGCTTGAACTTGAAGAAAGTGCGCCTTACTTAATAAGGATAGCTTTAAAACCTGATGAAAACGAATTAGTTGTTTGTGAAGCTATTTCTGCTCTTGCAAAAATAGGTAAAACCTCACAAATTGACAAACACAGCCTTTTATCAAGAATAAAAGACCCTAATTTACAAGCTTTTGTAAATGATAAACTTGCAAAGGTATAAATATAAAAAGATTCAAAGATATTATTTATAAAAACACTTTATTTAAAGAGACTTGTCTGAATCGACAAGTCTCTTTAAACTTATAATACTGGATATTTAGCATTAAATTACAAGATAATGCTTATTTTATTGGAATAAATAACAATTATAACACATGTATATTGATTATTTATTGATTAAACACCGAATGAAAATCTATATAGCGTTAATTTGTAAAAGCTAAGGACTACAAATTGTTTTTTGAAAAATAGATTTGTTACAGAATGTTAAGCATTTCCATGCAGTCTTTATTGTTATAAAAACAATTATAGGTTTTTTGCCTTTTGTAATAAGGGATATTCAATTTTTATAATTCACAGAAGACCTCTTTTTGTATATAAAAACAAAACTACTATTTTTCTTGTGTGGCAAGGTTTTTACCTTTTTTTGAACAAACCTGTTTTGAACTTGACAGTTCTTTATCACCAAATTTAATAGTTAAATGCAAGGTTACAAAAAAGAGAGTTCAAAAAATATGATAAGTCGAAAGAGTATATCTTTAGCAATAACTTTAACGTTTTTAACAGTATTTTTAACAGGCTATTCTTATTCTGTAGCGACAAGCACAACCCAAACAACAAAAGATAAAGGTAATTTAGCAGTTTATCATTCCAATGAAGATGATAATCCTGTCGGTAATTTTATTAAAGCAAGATATGTTTTCAATAAAGAGAAAAAAGGTGAATATACACCTGTTTCTGTTTATATCGGAGAAAACGAAGTATTAAGAATTACCAAACCTGCAGGCGGATTGTCTACAGAAAAAAGAGCTAAAATAGTTACAGAAAACATCAACAGCATTATTAAAAACGGTGAAAACCCTGAAAACATAGTCCCTGATTTCAAAAGCGGTTCCGGCATTATAAGAATCAATGACAGAGTATTGTTTACTGTAGATTCAAATATTGCAAAAGAATATGGAATGACATCATCCGAGCTTGCTTTTATTTGGGTCAACAATATGAGAGATTCTCTTGGTGTTGCAAGGATTGTAAGAGATTTTCAATTACTTACAAGTTCATTAAAGAAAACTCCTGTAAATTTTGTTCAAAGATACGGTGATTATATGCAGACAGGCTTTGCTTCCTGGTATGGCGGAAGATTTCACGGAAGATCTGCGGCAGATGGCAGTATTTTTAACAAAAACAAATTTACGGCAGCACATAAAAGTCTTCCTTTTGGAACTGTAGTTCAAGTAACAAACTTGTATAACGGCAAAAAATGTATTGTAAAAATTACAGACAGAGGTCCGTTTGTCAGAGGCAGAATTATCGACCTTTCAAAAGTAGCTGCTAACGAGATAGGGATGCTTTCTTCAGGTGTATCAAGAGTTAAAGTTGAAGTTTTAGGCAAAGTATAACTAAATCAATAAATATAATTTTTTAGATAAACTTCGGATTAATATTCCGAAGTTTATTTTTTTAATATGATTACCAGAACTTTTTAGATATAATGTAACTAATTGAATTTCAGGAAAAGGATTAAAATTTGGCTATTATATCAGAAGGCGAAGACACCCCAAAGACTGATGTAAATAATAAAAAAATTTCTTCAAGAGAAGCCGTACTGCCGGCTGAAAATGAATTTGACAAAAATTTTGAGAATAATATAAGACCTAAAACTCTTGATGAATACATAGGTCAAACACAACTTAAGGAAACCCTTAAGATCAGTACTGAAGCTGCTAAAAAAAGAAATGAACCGCTTGACCATTTACTTTTTTACGGTCCTCCGGGGCTTGGAAAAACAACTTTATCCGCTGTAATTGCTAATGAAATGAATTCAAAGATAAAAACAACTTCCGCGCCTGCTCTTGAAAGACCCAGAGATTTAATAGGCATCCTGATGAGCTTAAAGCCTAATGAATTTCTTTTCATAGACGAAATTCACAGGCTTAACAAAATTGCCGAGGAAATACTTTATCCTGCAATGGAAGATTTTTCCATTGACAGAACTATAGGAAAAGGTCATACAGCAAAAACTTTAAGAGTTCCCGTTCCCAAATTTACACTTATTGGCGCAACTACAAAAGCCGGTTCTCTTTCAGGTCCACTGAGAGACAGATTTGGTATTGTTCACAGGCTTGAATTTTATACAAAAAACGAATTAACCCTTATTGTAAAAAGAACAGCAGGGATTTTGAAAGCAAAAATAACTGAAGATGGAGCATATACTATTGCTTCTCGTTCAAGAGGAACACCAAGAATTGCTAACAGAATGCTGAAAAGAATCAGAGACTATGCACAGGTCAAAGCTGACGGCATTATCACGCCTGAAGTTGCTAATGATGCAATGGATCTACTAAAAGTAGACAAATTTGGTCTTGATTTTACTGACAGAGAACTCTTAAAGCTTCTTATAGAAAAATATGACGGCGGTCCTGTAGGAATAGAAACAATTGCTGCTGCTCTTGGCGAAGACGCAAGAACCATAGAGGATGTTTATGAGCCGTATTTGTTGCAGGAAGGTTTTATTTTAAGAACACCGAGAGGAAGAAAAGCTTCTCCAGAGGCGTATAGGCATCTTGGGTATCCTATTTCTTCCATTCAGAAAGGTTTATTTTAGGATTTTTAATGATGAAATTTTTTAATTTTAACAAGTTTAACCTGTACAAAATAATTTTAAGTTGTTTCTGCCTTTTTTACTTAGCCATGCCGGTATTAGCACAGGATGACACTCAAAACACACCTCCTGACACTAAGGTTAGCTATGTAAGCGGTAAAGTTTTGCAAATTCTTTCGGAAAAAAACAATAAAGAACTTGAAGATTCTTTTCATACCGACCAGATTGTTCAAACTGCCAAAGTTCTTGTTTTAAAAGGAAAATATAAGGGTAAAATTGTAAATATCGAAAACCAGCTTACTTCAAGCCCTATTTATGATATCAAAATAGAAGCAGGAAACAGAGTTATTTTAAGCGTGGAAGAATCGCATAAAGGGGTTGATTTTTATATTGCGGATCTGGAAAGAATTCCTGTTTTATTGATACTTACAGGTGTATTCTTGTTTCTTCTTCTGATAATAGGAGGAATACAGGGGTTAAGATCGATATTTTCCATTTTAGTAACAGCCGCTCTGGTATTTTTTGTTTTGGTTCCGGCTGTTTTAAACAACTTTCCGATAATACCAACAACAGTACTTATAGCAATAATTTCTACGTTTGCAACAATGTTTATTGTATCGGGAGTCAATTTAAAAAGCCTTTCTGCATCAATTGGTACTATTTTAAGCGTGATAATAGCAGGCTTAATGTCTTCTCTGGTAATAAAATTCGCTCCGCTAAACGGCTTTGGGAGTCAGGAATCAGTAATGTTGTGGACAAACAGGCCTGATTTAGACTATACAGGGCTCTTAACCGCTGGAATGATCATTGCTTCTCTTGGTGCAGTAATGGATGTCGGCATGTCGATAGCCAGCAGCATACATGAATTTAAAAATTTAAATAACAAACTTAAAACAAAAGATTTGTTCAGATCGGGTTTAAACGTCGGAAAAGACATCATGGGGGCTATGTCCAACACTTTGATTCTCGCATACATAGGAGGCGCATTCTCGCTTGTCCTATTGGCCTCAAATGCACCATTGATAAAATTACTTAATTTGAATTCGATTGCCGCCGAGATAGCCTCTGCAATAACAGGAAGTATAGGAATAGTACTTTGTGTTCCTATTACTGCATTAATTGCCGCTTATTTAATCGGGAAAAAGACAGATAAAACAAAAGAAATTACAGTAAATTCAGAAAAACAGGAAACAGAAGCGCCTGTTTAAAGAAATTCCCCGAAAGTTTTATCCTTCTCAACTCTTGTAATTTTGACTTTAATGATTTTATTTTTAAATTCATCAGATCCTTCAATCAAAACAGGAATATAATTGTCAGTCATTCCCTTTAACAGACCTGTTTCTCTATCTCTTGCCAGCTCAATAAGCACTTCAAGCTCTTTTGCGATAAAACTTTCTCTAAATGCCAGATTTTTTGCGTTTGCAATTTCTGTTAATTTTTTATTTCTCACTTTTTTTATGTTTTCCGGCACCTGATTTTCCATTAAACCAGCAGGTGTCCCTTTTCTTTTCGAATAAGAAAATACATGAATATAGCTAATAGGTAATTTTTTCAGGTTTTCATAAGTATTTTCAAACTGCTCATGTGTTTCTCCGGGGAATCCGACAATAATATCACTTCCTATTGCTATATTCGGGATATTTTTATTTAGTTTATTTATTAAGTCACTGTAATATTCGACATTGTAGCGTCTTTTCATCGCTTTTAATATTTCATTGTTCCCGCTTTGAAGAGAAATATGCAAATGACGACAGAATTTTCCTGAATTTGTAATTATATCTAAAAGCTCCTCTGTAAATTCCATCGGATCAATTGAGCTTAGTCTAAATCTTTTCAAGCTTTCTATCTTTTCAATCTCTTTAATTATATCTGCAAGCTGCTTTTTAGGATTTAAATCCAAGCCCCACTGCCCCAGATGGATACCTGAAAGCACTAATTCCTGAAATCCCTGCTTTGTTATTTCATTAACTTGATTAATTATATTATGCGGCTCGTTGCTTCTGCTTTTTCCCCTTGCATAAGGTACTATGCAGTAAGAACACCTGAAATTGCACCCGTCCTGTAATTTAATATTTGCTCTGGTTCTACCTAAAGCCGAAAAAACCACTTTATCCTGAAATATGTTTTTTTGCATAATATCAGAAACATAAATTTTATTTTCTTGTTCAAAAATTTCGCCATTCGTGATTAATTCTGCTATTTCAAGCTTTTCTGTGTTTCCCAAAACCAAATCAACATCTTCAAGCTGAACAGCTTCTTCCGGTGAAACTTGCGTGTAGCAGCCGCAAAGAATTATTTTGGCATCCGTATTTGTTTTTCTGGCTTTTCTTGCGTAATATCTAGATTCATTATCACTTTTGCCCGTAACAGTGCAGGTATTAATTACATAGATATCGGCAAGCTCATTGAATTTAACAACTTGCCAGCCAAGAGCAGTAAATTTATCGGAGATTATTGAAGATTCGAGTTGATTTGCCCGACATCCCAGCGTGTGAATTGCAACTTTTTTCATAATTTTATTTTACCTGAAAAATTTTTAAGCTTCTCAAAAGAAAAAGCCTTTTTAAATTAAAAAGGCTTTGGCAAATACGGCATTCAAAATTTTCTGACGCATTTGACAAACTAAAGTTCCAAAATTTTTATTTATAAAATTTCCCATGGCGAATTTTCTTCTGCAATAATTATTTCTAAACCAAATTCATCCAAAATTTCTTTTAAAACAGGCAAAATAATTCTTTCTGTTTCAAAATGTCCCGCATCGATTACAACAAAATCATTTGACTCCAAAGCATTGTGATATTTGACATCTCCGGTTATAAAAACATCAATGTTTTTTAACTTCGGTACAAAGCTTGCTCCTCCGCCCGGAACTACCGCTATTTTTTTAATTTTTGTTTTATTGGAATAATTTGTAAGCCTAATTTTACTGATTTGCAGGATTTCTTTGAGCTCTTTTATAAACAAGTCAAGCTCTTTTGCTTCTTGTAATTCTCCAATCCTTCCAAGTTGATAATCTTCCAGATCTTTCTCAAGAGATGTAATATTTTTCAAGCTCAGTAGCTCTGCCAGTTTATCTGCAATCCCACCTTTAGTGGAATCTAGATTTGTATGTGCTGAATAAACCTGAATATTATACTGTATAGCTTTTATTACAGGCAAAAATGCACTATTTTCGGTGGAAAGTTTATTTACTTTCTCAAAAAGTAAAGGATGATGAGAAATTATTAAATCACAATCGTTTTTTATTGCCTGATTTAAGACATCTAAGGTGCAAGTTAATGCAAGAAGAACCTTCTTTACTGAATTATTGCCAAGATAAATCTGCCATCCCGAATTATCCCAATCACTTGCAAGCTCTGGCGGGGCAAAATTTTCTATTTTTTTTATTATTTTTTTTAAATTTTCCATTTTTATTTAAAAATTTCCCTTAAAATAATTTTTGCCAGTTCTTTTTTAGTGGTTTTATCAATTTTAATCTCGTTCATAGATTTATTTATAACGGTAACTGCATTATAATCGCTGTCAAAGCCTATTTCTTTATTAGAAATATCATTTGCTACAATAAAATCAAGGTTTTTATTAGTAATTTTCTTTTTGGCATTTTCGATTAAGTCCTGACTTTCCGCACAAAAGCCTACCAGTAATTGATTAGCTTTTTTTATTTTTGAAATTTCCACTAAAATGTCGGGATTTTTAACTAATTCAATGGTTATACTTTCTGATTCGCCTTTTTTTATTTTATGATTAAACGCATTATTAACCCTGAAGTCAGCCACAGCAGCAGCCATAATTAAAGCATCCGCGTGAATAAATTTATCTTTAACAGCTTCAAGCATTTCTATAGCAGTAGAAATAGAAATAATTTCGTAAGGTTTTGCGGTTTTTACGGTAGAAATAAGTGTAACATCTGCCCCAAAAGAATAAGCAGCATCTGCTAAAGCTATTCCCATTTTTCCCGAGCTTTTATTTCCGATGTATCTTACAGGGTCAATAGGCTCTTTTGTTCCACCTGCTGTAATTATTATCTTCTTACCCTTCAAAAAGCTTTCTGTACTGAATATTTCTAAAACTTTTTCCAGAATGTTATCAACTTCCGCAAGCCTTCCGACCCCTTCATAACCGCAGGCTAATTCTCCTGTTTCAGGTGTAATAACATAATATCCTGCTTTTTCAAGCTTTAAGACATTTTCCTGAACAAATGAATTTTTCCACATGTTACAATTCATAGCAGGTGCGACAACAACAGGATTTTTAAAAGCTGCAACCAATGATGTGAGAAGATTATCGCATATTCCGTTTGCAATTTTGCCAACAGTATTTGCGGAAGCCGGCACGATTAAAAACAAATCAGCGCTGTCAGCGAGGCTTATATGTTCCGGCTTCCATTCGGCAACATCAAATTGTTCGCAATAGACAGGGTTTCTTGTGAGAGTCTTCAAAGTGGTTTCTGTCACAAATTCTCTGGCAGCAGGCGTTATTACAGCCTTTACATCCGCATTAAGCTTTATCAACTTTCTTATTAATTCACAGGTTTTATAAGCTGCTATACCGCCTGTTATACCCAATAAAATCTTTTTTCCCGAAAGCGTCATTGATTTTTCACCTTATTAATTTCTTTCAAAATAATAGTTTCTAAATTATTAAAAGCTATATCAAGGTTATCATTTACAACTGTATAATTAAATTTCTTTTTTTGCTCCAGTTCACTCTTTACTATTGATAAGCGTTTTTGTATTTCTTCATCTGATTCCGTTCTTCTTTTAAAAAGCCTTGATTGCAATTCTTCAAAACATGGCGGTTCAATAAATATCAATATAGCATCTTCCAGCTTATTTTTTACCTGAAATGCGCCCTGTACATCAATTTCAAGAATTATATTCTGACCTTCTTCAAGTTTTTTTTCAACAAATTTTTTGTTTGTTCCGTAAAAATTCCCTGAAAATTCTGCCCATTCAAGAAATTCTCCTGCTTCTATCTTGTTTTTAAAATCTTCCTTCGTTAAAAATAAATAATGGACACCATTAATTTCACCCGGGCGAGGACTTCTGGTCGT
It contains:
- a CDS encoding ABC transporter permease encodes the protein MYRESLEQIGEAGINLSKALWYISRGKIKWKEVAVQIVKTGIGSLFLAAITASFVGLVLTLQLLTQLELFGAERFVGGIVSTSAIRELGPILSAIVVSARVGSAISAEIGSMKASEQIDALIVFGIDPVRYIVVPRLLAAGIITPLLCSLSTILCIFAGMILANSVVNLSYDTYLESVRLTNTTHDVFVMLLKAGIYGITIAIVATTTGLQVRGGAEAVGDAATKTVVWNYILIFIFNYFLSSYFFRL
- a CDS encoding YibE/F family protein; translated protein: MMKFFNFNKFNLYKIILSCFCLFYLAMPVLAQDDTQNTPPDTKVSYVSGKVLQILSEKNNKELEDSFHTDQIVQTAKVLVLKGKYKGKIVNIENQLTSSPIYDIKIEAGNRVILSVEESHKGVDFYIADLERIPVLLILTGVFLFLLLIIGGIQGLRSIFSILVTAALVFFVLVPAVLNNFPIIPTTVLIAIISTFATMFIVSGVNLKSLSASIGTILSVIIAGLMSSLVIKFAPLNGFGSQESVMLWTNRPDLDYTGLLTAGMIIASLGAVMDVGMSIASSIHEFKNLNNKLKTKDLFRSGLNVGKDIMGAMSNTLILAYIGGAFSLVLLASNAPLIKLLNLNSIAAEIASAITGSIGIVLCVPITALIAAYLIGKKTDKTKEITVNSEKQETEAPV
- the gmk gene encoding guanylate kinase, with amino-acid sequence MTNSLKKGTLFVISGPSGVGKGTLVKMLRENTPEIKISVSATTRSPRPGEINGVHYLFLTKEDFKNKIEAGEFLEWAEFSGNFYGTNKKFVEKKLEEGQNIILEIDVQGAFQVKNKLEDAILIFIEPPCFEELQSRLFKRRTESDEEIQKRLSIVKSELEQKKKFNYTVVNDNLDIAFNNLETIILKEINKVKNQ
- the mtaB gene encoding tRNA (N(6)-L-threonylcarbamoyladenosine(37)-C(2))-methylthiotransferase MtaB, which encodes MKKVAIHTLGCRANQLESSIISDKFTALGWQVVKFNELADIYVINTCTVTGKSDNESRYYARKARKTNTDAKIILCGCYTQVSPEEAVQLEDVDLVLGNTEKLEIAELITNGEIFEQENKIYVSDIMQKNIFQDKVVFSALGRTRANIKLQDGCNFRCSYCIVPYARGKSRSNEPHNIINQVNEITKQGFQELVLSGIHLGQWGLDLNPKKQLADIIKEIEKIESLKRFRLSSIDPMEFTEELLDIITNSGKFCRHLHISLQSGNNEILKAMKRRYNVEYYSDLINKLNKNIPNIAIGSDIIVGFPGETHEQFENTYENLKKLPISYIHVFSYSKRKGTPAGLMENQVPENIKKVRNKKLTEIANAKNLAFRESFIAKELEVLIELARDRETGLLKGMTDNYIPVLIEGSDEFKNKIIKVKITRVEKDKTFGEFL
- the coaBC gene encoding bifunctional phosphopantothenoylcysteine decarboxylase/phosphopantothenate--cysteine ligase CoaBC; translated protein: MTLSGKKILLGITGGIAAYKTCELIRKLIKLNADVKAVITPAAREFVTETTLKTLTRNPVYCEQFDVAEWKPEHISLADSADLFLIVPASANTVGKIANGICDNLLTSLVAAFKNPVVVAPAMNCNMWKNSFVQENVLKLEKAGYYVITPETGELACGYEGVGRLAEVDNILEKVLEIFSTESFLKGKKIIITAGGTKEPIDPVRYIGNKSSGKMGIALADAAYSFGADVTLISTVKTAKPYEIISISTAIEMLEAVKDKFIHADALIMAAAVADFRVNNAFNHKIKKGESESITIELVKNPDILVEISKIKKANQLLVGFCAESQDLIENAKKKITNKNLDFIVANDISNKEIGFDSDYNAVTVINKSMNEIKIDKTTKKELAKIILREIFK
- the ruvB gene encoding Holliday junction branch migration DNA helicase RuvB; translation: MSSREAVLPAENEFDKNFENNIRPKTLDEYIGQTQLKETLKISTEAAKKRNEPLDHLLFYGPPGLGKTTLSAVIANEMNSKIKTTSAPALERPRDLIGILMSLKPNEFLFIDEIHRLNKIAEEILYPAMEDFSIDRTIGKGHTAKTLRVPVPKFTLIGATTKAGSLSGPLRDRFGIVHRLEFYTKNELTLIVKRTAGILKAKITEDGAYTIASRSRGTPRIANRMLKRIRDYAQVKADGIITPEVANDAMDLLKVDKFGLDFTDRELLKLLIEKYDGGPVGIETIAAALGEDARTIEDVYEPYLLQEGFILRTPRGRKASPEAYRHLGYPISSIQKGLF
- a CDS encoding ATP-binding cassette domain-containing protein, with protein sequence MNNIDKKESIVSFRNVSVSFKEVHILKDLSFDIYPGEIVTIAGPSGSGKSTILKILGKIIQIDSGEIKVNAQRLGMAFQKSALFNSMTIWNNLALALEETTNLNKKKINKKVKEALEMVSLSYTENMYPDELSGGMQKRISIARALAVSPEIILYDEPSTGLDPGTASKLENDMLKLRDKTGVTSVVVTHDLETIKKVSDRVLVLYDGKIRWEGVIENFMTDESPYPRSFRERCSIEDLLNSD
- a CDS encoding Nif3-like dinuclear metal center hexameric protein, with translation MENLKKIIKKIENFAPPELASDWDNSGWQIYLGNNSVKKVLLALTCTLDVLNQAIKNDCDLIISHHPLLFEKVNKLSTENSAFLPVIKAIQYNIQVYSAHTNLDSTKGGIADKLAELLSLKNITSLEKDLEDYQLGRIGELQEAKELDLFIKELKEILQISKIRLTNYSNKTKIKKIAVVPGGGASFVPKLKNIDVFITGDVKYHNALESNDFVVIDAGHFETERIILPVLKEILDEFGLEIIIAEENSPWEIL
- a CDS encoding septal ring lytic transglycosylase RlpA family protein → MISRKSISLAITLTFLTVFLTGYSYSVATSTTQTTKDKGNLAVYHSNEDDNPVGNFIKARYVFNKEKKGEYTPVSVYIGENEVLRITKPAGGLSTEKRAKIVTENINSIIKNGENPENIVPDFKSGSGIIRINDRVLFTVDSNIAKEYGMTSSELAFIWVNNMRDSLGVARIVRDFQLLTSSLKKTPVNFVQRYGDYMQTGFASWYGGRFHGRSAADGSIFNKNKFTAAHKSLPFGTVVQVTNLYNGKKCIVKITDRGPFVRGRIIDLSKVAANEIGMLSSGVSRVKVEVLGKV